In one Bufo gargarizans isolate SCDJY-AF-19 chromosome 11, ASM1485885v1, whole genome shotgun sequence genomic region, the following are encoded:
- the SRP14 gene encoding signal recognition particle 14 kDa protein codes for MVLLESEQFLTELTRLFQKCRTSGSVFITLKKYDGRTKPVPSKGHSETFEPADNKCLLRATDGKRKISTVVSSKDVNKFQMAYSNLLRANMDGLKKKDKKSKSKKSSAAQ; via the exons ATGGTTCTGCTGGAGAGTGAGCAG TTTTTGACTGAGCTGACGCGTCTGTTCCAGAAATGCCGAACAAGCGGAAGTGTCTTCATCACATTAAAGAAAT ACGATGGACGGACAAAGCCAGTTCCTAGTAAGGGCCATTCAGAAACCTTCGAACCAGCCGACAATAAATGTCTTTTGAGAGCCACAGATGGAAAAAGAAAGATCAGCACTGTG GTCAGTTCCAAAGACGTAAACAAGTTCCAGATG GCTTACTCCAACCTACTCCGTGCAAATATGGATGGACTGAAAAAGAAGGACAAGAAAAGTAAATCAAAGAAGAGCAGTGCCGCCCAGTGA